The genomic interval GACCCTCTACACTGTTGCTTTCACTTCAGACTACTGTTTTTTGGCTGTTTAGGTACTACCAATCGACTTCTATACGCTCAACGTCCTGCGATTACTTGCCCTTCGGGAAGCCTGACTGTTTACGGTTCGAGAAGGGCAGGCATTTCTCCTTAACTAGGATCGTATGAACGCGCAAAGTGCTAGGTGGGCATCATTGACCTGAGACTGATGGCAAGCATACAGTTTTGGGTCTGAGTTGTTACCACCCATACCTCGACTGATCGTTTAAGATCAGGTCTTACTCAGGATTGTGATGTTGCGAGTCTTGTCTTGAGTCTACACTGAAGTACAAGGCGCAAATTTCCCATATAATAGTCTATCATCTCGATTGACCCGCTACAGATCTTTTTTCGAGAGTATGTAGGGCTTCAGTGTGGAAATTGCTTTTCCCGGAAGCTCTGTAGTACTTCGTGCTAGGGAATAAGGAATTAGGTAATGTCAAGTTCCAGTATGCAATTGAATATCAAAGTCTATCGGTATTGGCTCTATGGGAGTTTAATCGTTATTGTTCCGTTGGGAATGGCCACGAAGTTTTATCGCGGTTGGGGAGAATGGTGGATTAATGATTATGCCGGTGGTATTCTCTATGAGATTCTGTGGATGATTTTAGTCGCCCTAGCTTGGCCAAAATTACGGCTTTGGAAAGTGGCGATCGCCGTTTTTTTGTTCACGTCGTTTCTGGAAATCCTGCAACTGTGGCATCCTCCCCTACTTCAAGCCCTGCGCTCAACTCTTCTGGGTAAACTGATTCTAG from Roseofilum reptotaenium CS-1145 carries:
- a CDS encoding ribosomal maturation YjgA family protein codes for the protein MSSSSMQLNIKVYRYWLYGSLIVIVPLGMATKFYRGWGEWWINDYAGGILYEILWMILVALAWPKLRLWKVAIAVFLFTSFLEILQLWHPPLLQALRSTLLGKLILGTTFVGWDFPHYAIGCGLGWLALYRLQKALTHS